Proteins co-encoded in one Gammaproteobacteria bacterium genomic window:
- a CDS encoding hypothetical protein (Evidence 5 : Unknown function) — translation MRKSLERTLADGLAQTWEYLDRMGQSAGHLVIFDRSERPWEEKIYRREEVYRGRNFTVWGM, via the coding sequence TTGCGTAAAAGTCTGGAACGAACCCTTGCCGATGGCCTGGCACAAACCTGGGAATATCTGGATCGAATGGGACAGAGCGCGGGTCATCTGGTTATTTTCGACCGTTCCGAGCGTCCCTGGGAGGAAAAAATTTATCGGCGCGAGGAAGTCTATCGCGGGCGGAATTTTACCGTTTGGGGAATGTAA
- a CDS encoding ATP-binding protein gives MKFFNTAGPVNASKHYLLDPLKRIDLDNLLLLIEQEKYFVLHAPRQTGKTSCLLALVKYLNGIGHYRCCYANLEMGQAARENVAAAMPALLNEIAERARGILNDDWPATRWPALLREVGAFGALNGLLTEWSAHNQRPLVLLLDEIDALVGDTLITVLRQLRGGYDKRPRQFPQTVILCGVRDVRDYRIHSSSTKEIITGGSAFNIKARSLRLGNFTRDELEELYAEHTRETGQQFTDNAVARAWELTRGQPWLVNALGYETCFESRSGRDRSRPITAEVLDEAKETLIIRRETHLDQLADKLQEAQVRRVIEPILAGEANPEMLPPDDVDYVLDLGLVDKINGQLAIANAIYREVIPRQLTYSTTLTISQEPAWYLLGDGRLDDNALLAGFQNFFREHSEHWLRRFDYQEAGPQLLLQAFLQRIVNGGGQIEREYGLGRGRTDLMIIWKYPGGVQKIVIEINNPAASGGVFLHYGSHAMRLTFVLQCLIRHCIFVRRKRRGI, from the coding sequence ATGAAATTTTTTAATACTGCTGGACCGGTTAATGCGTCAAAACATTACCTCCTTGATCCGTTGAAACGGATTGACCTGGATAATTTATTATTATTAATTGAACAAGAGAAATATTTTGTGCTGCACGCGCCGCGCCAAACCGGAAAAACCAGTTGTCTGCTAGCGCTCGTGAAATATTTAAATGGAATCGGCCACTATCGATGCTGTTATGCCAATTTGGAGATGGGGCAGGCAGCGCGGGAAAATGTAGCGGCAGCGATGCCCGCATTATTGAACGAAATCGCTGAACGAGCACGGGGCATTCTAAATGATGACTGGCCTGCAACTCGTTGGCCCGCTTTATTGCGCGAGGTAGGCGCGTTTGGAGCATTAAATGGACTCCTGACTGAATGGAGCGCACATAATCAGCGTCCGCTGGTGCTGCTTCTGGATGAGATCGATGCCCTGGTAGGTGATACTTTAATTACTGTATTACGGCAATTACGTGGTGGCTACGACAAGCGCCCCCGTCAATTTCCGCAAACGGTTATACTTTGCGGCGTGCGTGATGTCCGTGATTACCGGATTCATTCCAGCAGCACGAAAGAAATCATCACGGGCGGGAGTGCATTTAATATCAAGGCGCGATCCTTGCGTTTAGGAAATTTTACCAGAGACGAATTGGAGGAATTATACGCTGAACATACCAGGGAAACCGGCCAACAATTCACGGACAATGCGGTGGCGCGGGCGTGGGAATTGACACGCGGACAGCCATGGCTGGTCAACGCGCTGGGATATGAAACCTGTTTTGAATCCAGAAGTGGCCGGGATCGTAGCCGCCCAATTACTGCTGAAGTATTGGACGAAGCCAAAGAAACGTTGATCATTCGTCGAGAAACTCATCTCGATCAACTGGCGGATAAACTCCAAGAGGCACAGGTGCGGCGGGTGATTGAACCCATCCTTGCAGGCGAGGCTAATCCTGAAATGCTGCCGCCGGATGATGTCGATTATGTTCTTGATCTTGGATTGGTGGATAAAATTAATGGACAACTCGCCATTGCCAACGCGATTTATCGAGAGGTGATTCCTCGGCAATTGACATATAGCACCACGCTAACCATCAGTCAGGAACCCGCATGGTATCTTTTAGGAGATGGTAGACTCGATGACAATGCTTTACTGGCTGGATTTCAGAATTTTTTTCGGGAGCATTCAGAACATTGGCTGCGGCGTTTTGATTATCAGGAAGCCGGGCCACAATTATTGTTACAAGCATTTCTGCAACGCATCGTTAATGGTGGTGGACAAATTGAACGCGAATATGGCCTGGGTAGGGGGCGCACCGATTTGATGATTATCTGGAAATATCCCGGCGGCGTACAAAAAATTGTCATCGAAATAAACAACCCCGCCGCAAGCGGCGGGGTATTTTTGCACTACGGTTCGCACGCTATGCGGCTCACCTTCGTTTTACAGTGCCTTATCAGACACTGTATTTTCGTACGCCGCAAGCGGCGGGGAATATAA
- a CDS encoding hypothetical protein (Evidence 5 : Unknown function) produces the protein MEEMIIIIYCICNDLLKAAGHRDDPQCRVVDAAVCTLAIVAARVFCGNFEKARRFLIEHKYINEISRSRLNRRLHRLSPVFLEISEMLAEVWKKENISGVYIMSILAKIS, from the coding sequence ATGGAAGAAATGATTATCATAATATATTGTATTTGTAATGATTTATTGAAGGCTGCTGGACATCGTGATGATCCCCAGTGTCGAGTAGTCGATGCTGCGGTCTGCACTCTTGCCATAGTTGCGGCAAGAGTGTTTTGTGGAAATTTCGAAAAGGCTCGACGTTTTCTTATCGAGCATAAGTACATTAACGAGATTAGCAGGAGTCGATTGAATCGACGTCTCCATCGGTTATCTCCTGTTTTTCTTGAGATATCAGAAATGTTGGCTGAAGTATGGAAAAAAGAAAACATCAGTGGTGTTTATATTATGAGTATATTGGCAAAAATTTCGTAA
- a CDS encoding eukaryotic-like serine/threonine-protein kinase, translating into MLPVAISRFRVLRELGKGSQGVVYLAHDPQLQRNVAIKTLRLQFNQLKEQQEMLLQEARIVSRLSHPNIIPIYEAGEFSGSPYLVFEFVDGISLKEYLRKNGPLPISRSLGLIGQILEGIANAHENHILHGDLSPRNILVDRNGTPRIMDFGIARFIGSRQSSTYGMWGSLSYMSPEHFNNSPLSEKSDIFALGLILFEMLINQPVIQADNEFAIINAIANHPIDPPSVRNSGLDKSLDDIVMRALEKDPNARYPDAESMRKAIDEYLTLEQQNTNGKNSAGSSKQSVLDFLLRRMRFKMDFPVLSHHIMEINNKVAKADETSVADLANTILKDYGLTSKLLKLVNSSYYRRSSTKISTISRAVALLGFEQVRTAALGLMLMEHIRNGEQRDELKDGVIASFLNGVIAKDMAEKIKFKEPEEAFICAMFHNLGHLLTIYYFPEEYNEIKELIEKKGINEETATKSVLGLSYKDIGQGIAQAWQFPDKITKSMESLPEKKLAKPSTDTDILRLLSNFSSELSNAATSSDEKRPERLQEVTIRFSGALPITSKNIDELLRTATTNVRKYSDALSIQLESSPYFKRWMRGITGFSSGVPSTSATIDAAAFNANDVTKNNLENSSEENPEKIMLDSIHEISNALLENYNLNEILISVLETIYRGFNFSHVLFCVLDKNRVTVNVRFGFGDEIEKIMRGMHISLKNKPDIFNISINQGRDIIITDIDDKVFSAFIPNWFRPLLPARSILLYPIMVKGIPIGLIYADHDQKGALGPKTPLNLLKTLRNQAVMAIKQKASR; encoded by the coding sequence ATGTTACCCGTGGCGATTAGTCGTTTCCGTGTCTTGCGCGAACTCGGCAAGGGTTCACAGGGTGTAGTATATCTTGCCCATGATCCGCAACTTCAGCGTAACGTTGCGATAAAAACCTTGCGTCTTCAGTTTAACCAGCTCAAAGAACAGCAGGAGATGTTGCTACAGGAAGCGCGCATTGTCAGTCGTTTAAGCCATCCCAATATTATTCCCATCTATGAAGCTGGAGAATTTTCGGGAAGTCCCTATTTAGTGTTTGAATTCGTGGACGGAATTTCTCTCAAGGAGTATTTAAGAAAAAATGGACCCCTTCCTATTTCGCGTAGTCTAGGTTTGATTGGTCAAATTTTGGAGGGAATCGCCAACGCACACGAAAATCATATATTACATGGAGACTTAAGTCCGCGTAATATTTTGGTTGATCGGAATGGAACACCGCGCATCATGGATTTTGGCATCGCACGATTTATTGGGTCACGCCAAAGTTCAACGTATGGGATGTGGGGTTCATTGTCCTATATGTCTCCAGAGCATTTTAACAACAGCCCATTGTCTGAAAAATCAGATATTTTTGCACTTGGCTTGATTCTATTCGAGATGTTGATTAATCAGCCGGTGATTCAGGCCGACAATGAATTTGCCATCATCAACGCCATTGCCAATCACCCCATCGATCCCCCGTCAGTGCGGAATTCTGGACTTGACAAATCGCTTGATGACATTGTGATGCGGGCATTGGAAAAAGATCCGAATGCTCGTTACCCAGACGCGGAATCGATGCGTAAGGCAATCGACGAATATTTAACGCTCGAACAGCAAAATACCAATGGAAAGAACAGTGCCGGAAGCAGCAAGCAAAGTGTGCTCGATTTTCTTTTACGTCGGATGCGTTTCAAAATGGATTTTCCAGTGCTTTCTCATCACATCATGGAAATTAACAACAAAGTAGCGAAAGCCGATGAAACATCGGTAGCTGATCTCGCCAACACCATTTTGAAAGATTATGGCCTAACGAGCAAATTACTCAAATTAGTTAATTCATCATATTATCGCCGATCTTCAACCAAAATTTCCACGATCTCGCGGGCAGTAGCGTTGCTCGGATTTGAACAAGTGCGTACCGCCGCGTTGGGTTTAATGTTGATGGAGCATATTCGCAATGGAGAACAGCGAGATGAACTCAAAGATGGCGTCATCGCTAGTTTTCTGAATGGAGTCATCGCCAAGGATATGGCGGAGAAAATAAAATTCAAGGAGCCAGAAGAAGCCTTCATCTGTGCCATGTTCCATAATTTAGGGCATTTGCTTACAATTTATTATTTTCCAGAAGAGTACAATGAAATTAAGGAACTAATCGAAAAAAAAGGCATCAATGAAGAAACAGCCACTAAATCGGTGCTGGGATTAAGCTATAAAGACATCGGTCAAGGAATCGCTCAAGCTTGGCAATTTCCCGATAAAATCACTAAAAGTATGGAATCTTTACCAGAAAAAAAATTAGCCAAGCCATCCACAGATACGGATATATTGCGACTCTTATCAAATTTTTCTAGTGAATTAAGCAACGCGGCAACCAGTTCCGACGAAAAACGGCCTGAGAGATTGCAAGAGGTTACAATTCGTTTTAGTGGAGCACTTCCGATAACCAGCAAAAATATTGATGAATTGCTTCGCACTGCGACTACTAATGTACGCAAGTATTCGGATGCTCTAAGTATTCAATTAGAAAGCAGCCCGTATTTCAAACGTTGGATGCGCGGCATTACGGGATTTTCTTCTGGCGTGCCGTCCACGAGCGCTACAATTGATGCGGCTGCTTTTAATGCCAATGATGTGACTAAAAACAATCTTGAAAACTCCTCTGAGGAGAACCCAGAAAAGATCATGTTGGACAGCATTCATGAGATATCTAACGCTTTGCTGGAAAATTATAATCTTAACGAAATATTAATCTCTGTCCTGGAAACCATCTATCGAGGATTTAATTTTTCCCATGTCCTATTTTGTGTGCTTGACAAAAACCGAGTAACGGTTAATGTCCGTTTCGGATTTGGTGACGAAATTGAAAAAATTATGCGTGGGATGCATATTTCATTGAAAAATAAGCCGGATATTTTTAATATCTCCATTAACCAGGGGCGTGACATAATTATAACCGATATTGATGACAAAGTTTTTTCTGCTTTCATTCCAAATTGGTTTCGTCCATTACTTCCGGCACGCAGTATTCTACTTTATCCAATTATGGTTAAGGGAATTCCGATTGGGCTTATCTATGCCGACCATGATCAAAAAGGCGCGCTAGGACCGAAAACTCCATTAAATTTACTGAAAACTTTGCGTAATCAGGCAGTCATGGCCATCAAACAAAAAGCATCTCGATGA
- a CDS encoding conserved membrane hypothetical protein (Evidence 4 : Unknown function but conserved in other organisms) yields the protein MVYLTDKLTVAMDLLSLLVALAFDRIDQSRTSVRLLSTLIASLCGGWGIPGVIALVSATFLTHGLLLSLSSLLGGIFGAAVLIVCLGLGELINGVSEYLTQRLRGDEQNACRLASALIGRQACDGGVRLAREMLAGVLVEGHARGVGLLFWYIFLGPAGALLAVLMRRVALPNCMAGNTSPLAGTLYWIIDWLPARLSALSYGLAGSLTHALGNWRARAWNWDSPNTVVLVASGTGALLLETETSGDSLSTASSEEQDTAVKNALALVTRALVVWVTAVGLVTLGGWLK from the coding sequence ATGGTTTACCTTACAGATAAATTAACAGTGGCCATGGACTTACTTTCTCTTCTTGTTGCCTTAGCATTCGACCGAATCGACCAAAGTCGGACCAGCGTGCGTCTTTTATCCACCTTAATTGCTTCATTATGCGGCGGATGGGGAATCCCAGGAGTGATTGCGCTGGTTTCGGCGACATTTTTAACTCATGGTTTACTTCTAAGTTTATCATCGCTGTTGGGAGGTATCTTTGGCGCGGCGGTATTAATCGTTTGCCTGGGGCTGGGTGAGCTGATAAATGGCGTGAGTGAATATTTGACTCAACGCCTCCGTGGTGATGAGCAGAATGCCTGCCGTCTAGCATCCGCTCTGATCGGACGGCAGGCTTGCGATGGCGGGGTACGTCTGGCGCGGGAAATGCTGGCAGGCGTATTGGTGGAAGGTCATGCACGCGGTGTTGGATTACTTTTTTGGTATATTTTTTTGGGACCCGCAGGCGCGTTATTAGCGGTTCTGATGCGTCGTGTCGCCCTGCCAAATTGCATGGCTGGGAACACCTCGCCCCTGGCGGGGACTCTTTATTGGATAATTGATTGGCTCCCGGCGCGGCTCTCGGCGCTTTCATATGGGTTGGCCGGCAGCCTTACTCATGCCCTTGGGAACTGGCGCGCCCGGGCATGGAATTGGGATTCTCCCAATACGGTGGTGCTCGTCGCTAGTGGTACTGGAGCACTACTGTTGGAGACCGAGACCTCGGGTGATTCTCTTTCCACGGCTAGCTCCGAGGAACAAGACACGGCGGTGAAAAACGCCTTGGCCCTGGTCACACGCGCCCTTGTGGTTTGGGTAACCGCAGTAGGTCTAGTTACCCTGGGTGGATGGTTAAAATAA
- a CDS encoding Cytochrome C biogenesis protein, which yields MSVTLIGIPAILLYLIAGCLLAQRLLHRPEKKFFNKGYIIAIALVGIMLHAMVLARGILTGTGLNLAFFHAGSLVTWVMALLFILATLARPLENLGVAILPIAALGLFLDLLFHTHHVVVENRALGLDLHIIFSILAYALLSIAAVQAILLAIQESHLRHKHPGGFIRLLPPLETMETLLFQMISLGFIMLTLALIKGFAFLQDIFAQHLVHKTVLSMAAWLMFAILLWGRQRFGWRGRIAIRWTLVGFLVLLLGYFGSKFVLELILNRR from the coding sequence ATGTCTGTAACATTAATTGGTATTCCCGCCATTTTGCTGTACCTCATCGCTGGCTGTCTGTTAGCACAGCGGCTGCTGCATCGACCAGAAAAAAAATTTTTCAACAAGGGATACATCATTGCTATTGCCCTGGTGGGAATCATGTTACACGCCATGGTTCTCGCTCGGGGTATTTTGACCGGAACCGGCTTGAACCTCGCCTTTTTTCACGCCGGATCATTGGTCACTTGGGTAATGGCGTTGCTATTCATACTCGCCACCCTAGCGCGGCCGCTAGAGAATCTCGGGGTTGCAATTTTACCTATTGCGGCGCTCGGCCTGTTCCTAGATTTACTGTTCCACACTCATCATGTAGTAGTCGAAAACCGCGCCCTGGGGCTTGACCTCCATATCATTTTTTCGATCCTCGCCTACGCTTTGCTTTCCATCGCTGCGGTCCAGGCGATCTTACTGGCCATTCAGGAATCTCATCTACGCCATAAGCATCCCGGGGGATTCATTCGTCTCCTGCCGCCCTTGGAAACCATGGAGACTCTGTTATTCCAAATGATTAGCCTGGGTTTTATCATGCTTACCTTGGCTCTTATCAAGGGTTTCGCCTTTTTACAGGATATATTCGCCCAGCATTTGGTCCATAAAACCGTCCTATCAATGGCTGCCTGGCTAATGTTCGCTATTTTGCTCTGGGGACGCCAGCGGTTCGGCTGGCGGGGACGAATCGCGATTCGCTGGACGCTGGTAGGCTTCTTGGTTTTGCTCCTCGGATACTTCGGCAGCAAATTTGTCCTGGAACTGATTCTTAACCGACGTTGA
- the yfjD gene encoding UPF0053 family inner membrane protein YfjD, translating to MHNIPLSLLIVALVSCVALAAFCAVAETGLMALNRHRLRHLTARGQHRAAVAARLLEHPERLIGLLLLGNTFFKVCAAGLAALLGWRLDGDLGAVLAAVLLSLVVLVVSDLAPKTAAALHPERIGLALAPVLFPLVWLFTPVVWMLNALTRSVLWLGRLIPARDGVSEAISREELRSAVNEVTEIVPRRHLRVLIGLLELENIMVEDVMVPRSGIIGLDLTEPWPKLLADLTMTSHTHLPVYHENLDQVIGVLHVRDALPLLIQPNFDPASLRRVLRETYFIPVGTSLHTQLLHFQRHRQGLGLVVNEYGDIRGLLTLEDILEEVVDELATEPSGGLHDIYPEPDGNYLVDGGVSVRELNRQMGWKLPIKGPKTLNGLILEHMEAIPEVGTQFLMAGYPMEVIQIGGNVVKTVRVKLKSDHGA from the coding sequence ATGCACAATATCCCCTTGAGTTTACTCATCGTTGCGCTTGTGTCATGCGTGGCGCTGGCGGCTTTTTGCGCGGTGGCTGAAACTGGATTGATGGCGCTTAATCGTCATCGATTACGTCACCTCACCGCACGCGGCCAGCATCGCGCCGCCGTGGCTGCACGCCTGCTGGAACATCCCGAGCGCTTAATAGGACTGTTGTTGCTGGGTAATACTTTTTTTAAGGTCTGTGCCGCTGGATTGGCAGCTTTATTGGGTTGGCGCCTGGATGGAGACCTTGGAGCCGTGCTGGCGGCCGTGTTGTTGAGCCTGGTTGTGCTGGTGGTATCTGATCTCGCACCAAAAACGGCTGCTGCCTTGCATCCAGAAAGAATCGGACTGGCCCTTGCACCTGTGCTGTTTCCCTTGGTGTGGCTATTTACTCCAGTCGTATGGATGCTCAATGCCTTAACCCGGAGTGTCTTGTGGTTGGGACGATTGATTCCAGCTCGTGATGGAGTGAGCGAAGCTATCTCGCGGGAAGAATTACGCTCGGCGGTCAATGAAGTGACCGAAATCGTCCCGCGTCGTCACCTGCGCGTGCTGATCGGCTTACTGGAACTGGAAAACATCATGGTGGAAGATGTGATGGTGCCGCGGTCAGGAATTATCGGACTGGATTTGACCGAACCCTGGCCGAAACTCCTCGCCGACCTGACCATGACCAGCCATACCCACCTACCGGTCTATCATGAGAATCTCGATCAGGTGATCGGTGTTCTACATGTACGCGATGCTCTACCCCTGTTGATTCAGCCCAATTTTGACCCGGCGAGTTTGCGGCGTGTGTTGCGGGAAACTTATTTCATTCCTGTGGGCACCTCACTGCATACCCAGCTTTTGCATTTTCAACGTCATCGCCAGGGATTGGGGCTGGTGGTGAATGAATATGGCGATATCCGTGGTCTCCTGACCTTGGAAGATATCTTGGAAGAAGTGGTTGATGAGCTTGCGACGGAACCATCCGGCGGGTTGCACGACATTTACCCAGAACCCGATGGTAATTATCTGGTGGATGGTGGAGTGAGCGTGCGTGAGTTGAATCGTCAAATGGGCTGGAAACTGCCCATAAAAGGGCCTAAAACTCTGAATGGTCTCATTTTAGAGCATATGGAAGCAATTCCAGAGGTGGGCACTCAATTTTTGATGGCGGGTTACCCGATGGAGGTGATACAAATCGGCGGGAATGTTGTGAAAACCGTGCGCGTCAAACTCAAATCTGATCACGGTGCTTGA
- the tatA gene encoding Sec-independent protein translocase protein TatA, giving the protein MGLSGIGFSELLLLFVIVVLLFGTKKLSTLGSDLGTAIRGFRQAMSEGNQPPGNSTHSPSNLSNSSVVPPAPHVNEATVEKSQPAPRA; this is encoded by the coding sequence ATGGGTTTATCCGGTATTGGCTTTAGCGAGTTATTATTGTTATTCGTGATCGTCGTGCTATTGTTCGGCACTAAAAAACTTTCCACGTTAGGATCAGACTTGGGCACCGCAATTCGTGGCTTTCGTCAAGCCATGAGTGAGGGAAATCAACCTCCAGGAAATTCAACTCATTCGCCATCGAATTTATCCAATTCATCTGTCGTGCCTCCTGCCCCTCATGTGAATGAGGCTACAGTTGAAAAATCCCAGCCTGCACCCCGCGCCTAA
- the uppP gene encoding Undecaprenyl-diphosphatase, which translates to MDLTNYLNAILLGMVEGVTEFLPISSTGHLIISGNLLRFTGPRADTFEIFIQLGAILAVLWNYRERFIMIPGTSKGERGTVNFLMNLMVAFLPAAIAGFLFHKLIKSYLFSPVSVAAALVVGGVAILWIERRHHSVSRASVDEMTWRDSLKVGFAQCLALFPGVSRAGATIIGGMVFGLSRRTATEFSFFLAIPTMFAATFYDLYKSRAALSLADIPLFALGFVVAFFSALVVVRALLIYISKNNFTVFAWYRIIFGGIILFYAWYQPGAFVA; encoded by the coding sequence GTGGATCTAACGAACTATCTAAACGCGATTCTCCTCGGCATGGTGGAGGGGGTCACTGAATTTTTACCCATTTCAAGCACTGGCCACCTGATTATCTCGGGTAATCTACTGCGATTTACCGGGCCGCGCGCCGACACCTTTGAAATTTTTATCCAACTTGGAGCAATTCTGGCGGTGCTGTGGAACTACCGCGAGCGATTCATCATGATTCCCGGTACATCAAAAGGAGAGCGTGGCACTGTGAATTTTTTGATGAATCTGATGGTGGCTTTTCTACCGGCGGCAATAGCAGGCTTTTTATTCCACAAATTGATTAAGTCTTACCTATTTTCACCCGTCAGCGTGGCTGCGGCATTGGTAGTGGGCGGAGTAGCTATTCTATGGATTGAACGGCGCCATCACTCCGTCAGCAGGGCATCGGTCGATGAGATGACGTGGCGTGATTCCCTAAAAGTGGGATTCGCTCAATGTCTTGCCCTCTTTCCTGGAGTCTCCCGAGCCGGAGCGACCATTATCGGTGGCATGGTTTTTGGATTATCACGCCGCACTGCCACCGAATTTTCTTTTTTCCTTGCGATCCCGACGATGTTTGCCGCCACGTTTTATGACCTTTACAAAAGCCGCGCAGCTCTCTCGCTGGCGGATATTCCGTTGTTCGCCTTAGGATTTGTGGTCGCATTTTTTAGCGCCTTGGTGGTGGTGCGCGCCCTGCTGATCTACATCAGCAAAAATAATTTTACGGTCTTCGCCTGGTACCGGATTATTTTTGGAGGCATCATTTTATTTTATGCTTGGTACCAACCTGGGGCCTTCGTCGCTTAA
- a CDS encoding Type II secretion system protein L has protein sequence MKGTFYLRLDHPVPGKVSWHASDGANGNGTLAEVATLTTGRRIVVFVAGAEVLLLEAMLPTRKRDRLLQAVPYALEEHLAGDVETFHFALGQSSSTPLDTTLTNIPVVAVARARMDAWLAALGEVGINPHALVPDILAMPLVPGTWTLLREPGITLLRTGPQAGVALEPEWLTIALEQAGEPPTALRVASYGWSSSPPTLPPLPVAIEELPCPAGSLALLVAGYRPNETINLLQRSYSRHEQLSRLWRPWRAAAVLLLALGALQFIGLIMEKQRLSAEDVKLRARMTDIYQRAFPEARRIVNPRVQMEQRLNALRTQPEGGTDSLLGLLARVAPVMGATEGLELRTLRYKDGGVELDLSLKNLQLLDQLKQRLADKGLEVEIRSARAQGENVDGHLLIKGKAAR, from the coding sequence ATGAAAGGTACTTTTTACCTGCGTCTTGATCATCCAGTACCGGGAAAGGTCTCCTGGCACGCCAGCGACGGGGCTAACGGCAACGGAACATTGGCAGAGGTAGCGACGCTTACCACTGGGCGACGTATCGTAGTTTTTGTCGCAGGCGCTGAAGTGCTGTTGTTGGAAGCCATGCTTCCTACCCGCAAACGCGACCGTTTGCTTCAAGCGGTGCCTTATGCCCTGGAAGAGCACTTGGCGGGAGATGTCGAGACCTTTCACTTCGCGCTTGGTCAGTCATCTTCAACCCCGTTGGATACGACTTTAACCAATATTCCGGTGGTGGCGGTAGCGCGCGCGCGTATGGACGCATGGCTGGCAGCCCTGGGCGAGGTAGGAATCAATCCTCATGCTTTGGTACCAGATATCCTGGCGATGCCACTTGTTCCCGGCACTTGGACCTTACTACGCGAACCAGGAATCACCTTGTTGCGTACTGGTCCCCAGGCCGGAGTCGCCTTGGAACCGGAATGGCTGACGATTGCTTTGGAACAGGCAGGTGAACCACCTACCGCGTTACGGGTAGCAAGTTATGGCTGGTCATCGTCGCCTCCGACCTTACCGCCGCTGCCAGTAGCCATTGAGGAGCTTCCTTGTCCGGCAGGGTCACTGGCGTTGTTGGTAGCAGGTTATCGTCCCAATGAAACAATTAACCTTCTGCAGCGATCCTATAGTCGCCATGAACAGTTGAGTCGCTTATGGCGACCATGGCGTGCTGCTGCTGTCCTGCTGCTGGCGTTGGGAGCATTACAATTCATCGGGTTGATCATGGAAAAGCAGCGATTGAGCGCCGAAGATGTAAAGCTGCGTGCCCGCATGACGGACATCTATCAACGCGCTTTTCCAGAGGCGCGTCGGATCGTAAATCCTCGCGTTCAGATGGAGCAACGGCTAAATGCCTTACGTACTCAACCTGAAGGAGGAACGGATAGTCTGCTTGGCTTATTGGCGCGGGTGGCGCCAGTGATGGGAGCCACTGAAGGATTGGAATTGCGCACCCTGCGTTATAAGGATGGCGGCGTGGAATTGGATCTCTCCCTGAAAAACTTGCAACTTCTCGATCAGCTTAAACAACGTCTCGCTGACAAGGGCCTTGAAGTGGAAATTCGCTCGGCGCGCGCTCAGGGAGAAAACGTCGATGGCCATCTCCTAATTAAGGGCAAGGCGGCACGTTAA